TAATTCCAAGTGGAGCATCTTACGGGGATTATCTGCGTCCGGGTGCGCTGGCACAAAGTTCACCTGCAATTGCTAGTTTGAAAGCTTTTGCTGAATCAGGGAAACCTGTCCTTGGTGTAGGTAACGGATTCCAAATCCTTGCTGAAGCAGGCCTCTTACCAGGTGCATTCTTACGCAATAAAGGCTTGAAGTTTAGATCAGGCAAAACAAAGTTAACGGTCTTGAATACAGAATCTACATTTACAGCTGGTTATGAAAAAGGGCAAGAAATTTCAATTCCGTTTGCTCATGAATTCGGAAACTACTATGTTGATGAAAAAACAGTAGCAGAATTAAAAAATAATAACCGTATCGTATTTACATATGCGGATGGTAATGCAGATGGCAGCACAGCAGACATCGCGGGTGTGTTGAACGAAAAAGGCAATGTGCTCGGAATGATGCCTCTCCCTGAACGTGCAGTGGAGGAAATCATCGGAGGAACAGACGGATTGTCTCTATTCAATTCAATCTTGAAAAGGTGGAGTGAAAATAATGTCAGCCAAGCATGAACCGAACGCACAACAAATTAAAGATGAGAAATTATACTTACAAATGGGAATGTCAGACGCAGAATTCGAACGTGTAGAAGAGATGTTAGGCCGCCTTCCAAACTATACG
This Sporosarcina sp. ANT_H38 DNA region includes the following protein-coding sequences:
- the purQ gene encoding phosphoribosylformylglycinamidine synthase subunit PurQ; its protein translation is MKFAILVFPGSGCDIDMYHAVNNVLGYDAEYISHTEANLDGFDALLIPSGASYGDYLRPGALAQSSPAIASLKAFAESGKPVLGVGNGFQILAEAGLLPGAFLRNKGLKFRSGKTKLTVLNTESTFTAGYEKGQEISIPFAHEFGNYYVDEKTVAELKNNNRIVFTYADGNADGSTADIAGVLNEKGNVLGMMPLPERAVEEIIGGTDGLSLFNSILKRWSENNVSQA